One window from the genome of Cricetulus griseus strain 17A/GY chromosome 2, alternate assembly CriGri-PICRH-1.0, whole genome shotgun sequence encodes:
- the Cited2 gene encoding cbp/p300-interacting transactivator 2 isoform X2: MADHMMAMNHGRFPDGTNGLHHHPAHRMGMGQFPSPHHHQQQQPQHAFNALMGEHIHYGAGNMNATSGIRHAMGPGTVNGGHPPSALAPAARFNNSQFMGPPVASQGGSLPASMQLQKLNNQYFNHHPYPHNHYMPDLHPAAGHQMNGTNQHFRDCNPKHSGGSSTPGGAGGSGTPGGSGSTSGGAGGSGAGGSGGGNTMPASVAHVPAAMLPPNVIDTDFIDEEVLMSLVIEMGLDRIKELPELWLGQNEFDFMTDFVCKQQPSRVSC, encoded by the coding sequence ATGGCAGACCATATGATGGCCATGAACCACGGGCGCTTCCCCGACGGCACCAACGGGCtgcaccaccaccctgcccaCCGCATGGGCATGGGGCAGTTCCCGAGCCCGcatcaccaccagcagcagcagcctcagcACGCCTTCAACGCCCTCATGGGCGAGCACATACACTACGGCGCGGGCAACATGAATGCCACGAGCGGCATCAGGCACGCCATGGGGCCGGGGACTGTGAACGGGGGACACCCCCCAAGCGCTCTGGCCCCCGCTGCCAGGTTTAACAACTCCCAGTTCATGGGCCCCCCGGTGGCCAGCCAGGGAGGCTCCCTGCCGGCCAGCATGCAGCTGCAGAAGCTCAACAACCAGTATTTCAACCATCACCCCTACCCCCACAACCACTACATGCCGGATTTGCACCCCGCTGCAGGCCACCAGATGAACGGGACAAACCAGCACTTCCGAGATTGCAACCCCAAGCACAGCGGCGGCAGCAGCACCCCTGGCGGCGCGGGCGGCAGCGGCACCCCCGGCGGCTCTGGCAGCACCTCGGGCGGCGCTGGCGGCAGTGGCGCGGGCGGCAGCGGCGGTGGCAACACCATGCCGGCCTCGGTGGCTCACGTCCCCGCGGCAATGCTGCCGCCCAATGTCATAGACACTGATTTCATCGATGAGGAAGTGCTTATGTCCTTAGTGATAGAAATGGGTTTGGACCGCATCAAGGAGCTGCCCGAACTCTGGCTGGGCCAAAACGAGTTTGATTTTATGACGGACTTCGTGTGCAAACAGCAGCCCAGCAGAGTCAGCTGTTGA